A stretch of Bradyrhizobium sp. AZCC 2262 DNA encodes these proteins:
- a CDS encoding CaiB/BaiF CoA transferase family protein, whose translation MTAKPQLPERMPRVKGEPTALDGLLVVDFTRVVAGPACTQTLADFGAEVIKIENPDGGDDTRHYEHAEIGGESAAYLSLNRNKRGIALDFNNPAALEVARELIAKADVVVENFSGGIMKKFGLDYASVAATNPKLIYCSISAYGRKGEFALRPGFDPITQAESGFMSLNGFPDGEPVRTGPPIVDMATGMSACNAILLALIARDRLGRGQQVEVALIDTAVAMTGFYGMAYLVSGANPGRFGNSPNGSPTVGLYQASDGPLYMACANDRLYRRLVVDVLGRPDLVTDPAFAHRKNRTANKEKLRAIIAGIFASDSLEHWMAKMKKANIPVGYLRTVEEGFNAPEVRDRHRLSRIPHPTAGAVPNIETPLQMSLTPTVDPVAAPLLGEHTREVLQKTLGYDERRIAALAEAGAFGKPGNTA comes from the coding sequence ATGACCGCCAAGCCGCAATTGCCGGAGCGAATGCCCCGCGTAAAGGGCGAACCGACCGCGCTGGACGGTCTGCTGGTCGTCGACTTCACCCGTGTCGTTGCGGGCCCGGCCTGCACGCAAACGCTGGCCGATTTCGGCGCCGAAGTGATCAAGATCGAAAACCCTGATGGGGGTGACGATACCCGCCATTATGAACATGCGGAAATCGGTGGCGAGAGCGCGGCCTACCTCAGCCTCAATCGCAACAAGCGCGGCATTGCGCTCGATTTCAACAATCCTGCGGCGCTCGAAGTTGCGCGCGAACTGATCGCGAAAGCGGACGTCGTGGTGGAGAATTTCTCCGGCGGCATAATGAAGAAGTTCGGCCTCGACTATGCCTCCGTCGCGGCGACCAATCCGAAGCTGATCTATTGCTCGATCTCGGCCTATGGCCGCAAGGGCGAGTTTGCCTTACGTCCAGGTTTCGATCCGATCACGCAGGCCGAAAGCGGCTTCATGTCGCTGAACGGATTTCCGGATGGGGAGCCGGTGCGGACCGGTCCGCCGATCGTCGATATGGCGACGGGCATGTCGGCATGCAACGCGATCCTGCTGGCGTTGATCGCCCGCGACCGGCTCGGCCGCGGCCAGCAGGTCGAGGTCGCGCTGATCGACACCGCCGTGGCGATGACCGGTTTCTACGGCATGGCCTATCTGGTCAGCGGCGCGAATCCTGGCCGCTTCGGAAATTCGCCGAACGGTTCGCCCACCGTAGGCCTCTATCAGGCATCCGATGGGCCGCTTTACATGGCCTGCGCCAACGACCGCCTGTACCGTCGGCTCGTGGTGGACGTGCTCGGCCGGCCGGACCTCGTCACCGATCCCGCGTTCGCCCACAGGAAAAACCGAACCGCCAACAAGGAAAAGTTACGCGCCATCATCGCCGGCATCTTTGCCAGCGACAGCCTTGAGCACTGGATGGCAAAGATGAAGAAGGCCAACATACCGGTCGGCTATCTGCGCACGGTAGAAGAAGGCTTCAACGCACCGGAGGTGCGCGACCGCCATCGTCTCAGCCGGATTCCGCATCCGACGGCAGGCGCCGTCCCCAATATTGAAACGCCGCTGCAGATGAGCTTGACGCCGACCGTCGATCCCGTGGCGGCGCCGCT